In a single window of the Bactrocera dorsalis isolate Fly_Bdor chromosome 2, ASM2337382v1, whole genome shotgun sequence genome:
- the LOC105231753 gene encoding protein glass → MGLLYKSFKLLNIILDSLEDQEGGAMYISCDVSNGGPVEPETGYVPNNPLFGLALDSPQQECAASSCVGCLSCQGNTVLPISSLTSNDFDCGSCFDSTSSVIAGVGIVESTQNHLQQQQQVSLTGNSSTNTTANHNNNSNNAVSYWSTDEMASSFPGLPPLDIDPLPSLFPFSPCGASYNFSTTPHQASLSYTVHPHQMLVSPGGQVSHHTQSQTQSTPHGNSLSSSGTPTSCYYDPSSSGMLGGSASVGNTCSQHINTTVAPPPPPIYPSMSVNVSMNMTMHGYGAEGTVPMQCSQMQWTPPNTNSSVNVLYPPLLSPTHYPPAATYSFTADFRTPTLQQSSQSPGAGVLPALTDAVIVEEDSPSPTSDTSRHLFAAGTELAPDFASPTKSPYDDDEDSNEEGSDSKPNLCRLCGKTYARPSTLKTHLRTHSGERPYRCPDCNKSFSQAANLTAHVRTHTGQKPFRCPICDRRFSQSSSVTTHMRTHSGERPYRCSSCKKSFSDSSTLTKHLRIHSGEKPYQCKLCLLRFSQSGNLNRHMRVHGTNQNNGSNNGNGGSNLLT, encoded by the exons ATGGGATTGCTATATAAAAGTTTCAAACTCTTGAATATAATTCTGG ATTCCCTGGAAGATCAAGAGGGTGGAGCTATGTACATATCGTGCGATGTCTCAAATGGCGGTCCAGTGGAACCAGAAACGGGATATGTGCCCAACAATCCATTATTCGGTCTGGCGTTGGATAGTCCACAG CAAGAGTGTGCTGCATCTTCCTGTGTTGGCTGTTTGTCCTGTCAAGGCAATACCGTTTTGCCCATCTCATCGCTGACGTCCAACGACTTCGATTGTGGTTCCTGTTTCGATTCGACGTCGAGTGTTATAGCCGGTGTCGGTATTGTTGAATCCACACAAAatcacttgcaacaacaacagcaagtaaGTCTCACTGGTAACAGCAGTACGAATACCACCGccaatcacaacaacaatagcaacaacgcGGTCAGCTACTGGAGTACGGATGAGATGGCTTCGTCGTTCCCCGGATTACCGCCATTAGACATCGATCCCTTGCCTAGCCTCTTCCCCTTCTCACCGTGCGGTGCCTCATATAATTTTTCCACTACCCCGCATCAAGCATCGCTCTCCTACACCGTCCATCCGCATCAGATGCTCGTCTCACCCGGCGGTCAAGTCTCACATCACACCCAAAGTCAAACGCAAAGCACACCACATGGCAATTCACTTAGTTCCAGCGGCACACCAACGTCTTGTTATTATGATCCCAGCAGTAGTGGGATGTTAGGTGGATCTGCGTCCGTGGGCAATACGTGTAGTCAACATATTAACACAACTGTtgcgccgccgccgccaccaatATACCCCAGCATGAGTGTGAACGTCAGCATGAATATGACAATGCATGGCTATGGCGCGGAAGGTACGGTGCCTATGCAATGTTCGCAG ATGCAATGGACGCCACCAAATACCAATTCCTCTGTCAATGTTCTCTACCCGCCACTGCTCAGCCCAACACATTATCCACCCGCGGCCACATATTCCTTCACCGCCGATTTTCGCACACCAACGCTACAGCAATCCAGTCAGAGTCCAGGAGCTGGTGTTTTGCCTGCACTCACCGATGCCGTCATCGTCGAGGAGGACTCACCGTCACCGACAAGCGATACATCGCGTCATCTATTCGCCGCTGGCACAGAGCTTGCGCCTGACTTTGCATCACCAACGAAGAGTCCTTACGATGACGATGAGGATAGCAACGAGGAGGGCTCCGACTCAAAGCCCAATCTGTGTAGGCTTTGTGGCAAAACTTACGCACGCCCAAGCACGCTCAAAACACATCTGCGAACTCACTCCGGTGAGCGACCCTACAG ATGCCCGGATTGCAACAAGAGCTTTTCGCAGGCCGCCAATCTGACGGCACATGTACGCACACATACCGGACAAAAGCCATTCCGCTGTCCAATTTGTGATAGACGTTTCTCACAAAGTTCCAGCGTCACCACGCACATGCGCACCCATTCGGGCGAAAGACCATATCGTTGTTCTTCGTGCAAGAAATCCTTTTCGGACAGTTCCACACTAACAAAACATTTGCGTATACATAGCGGCGAGAAGCCATATCAATGTAAATTGTGTTTGCTCAG ATTCTCACAATCGGGCAATTTGAATCGCCATATGCGTGTACATGGAACGAACCAAAATAACGGCAGTAACAACGGCAATGGCGGTAGCAATTTGTTGACATGA